In Labrus mixtus chromosome 3, fLabMix1.1, whole genome shotgun sequence, a single window of DNA contains:
- the clocka gene encoding circadian locomoter output cycles protein kaput isoform X1, with amino-acid sequence MTSSIDRDDSSIYDGFNEEDDKDKAKRVSRNNLEKKRRDQFNGLIKELGTMLPGNTRKIDKSTILQKSIDFLHKHKEIAAQSESTEIRQDWKPPFLSNEEFTQLMLEALDGFFLAIMTDGNIIYASESVSCLLEHLPSDLVDQNVLNFLPKGEQSEVYKALSSHTVEGETLSPEYLKTKNQLEFCCHMLRGTMDPKEPPVYEYVKFIGNFKVLNNVPNCNRNGFDGVIQRSLHSAFEEQVCLIATVRLAKPQFIKEMCTVEEPNEEFTSRHSLEWKFLFLDHRAPPIIGYLPFEVLGTSGYDYYHVDDLEMLAKCHEHLMQYGKGKSCYYRFLTKGQQWIWLQTHYYITYHQWNSRPEFIVCTHTVVSYAEVRAEQRRELGMEDSPPEVTADKQSQDSGSEPQRNTPSLKEALERVNHNQTPSASSRSSRKSTLTAVSDQTLSQVKLQGDQSTPGRQSASAMDMTSQRRSSISSQQSMSSQNTGQNMAPSMVLQTHQQQQQLLQQQQQQQQQQQQQQQQQQQQQQQVQISSQSISSQIEAMQHLKEQLEQRTRLIEENIQRQQDELSQIQGELQRVQGQGLQTFLQKGAGGGLNVSSVQLSQGNSVQQGLSMQGQVVSAGPLQNNMQQHHPFQSQTQIQIQSQQQTLLLDQNTALSQSQRSSVTLQPQQNQLPASLYNTMMIPQQSQTNMVQIATSLSQNPGANTPAVATFAQGRGAQIRFPATPQLLTKLMTGQMTCGAVMVPTTMLMGQVVTAFAPQQGQTQTIRISQQPQHQQEQQQVQTQQQGQTPLTQQQTQFLQAPRLLHGNQSTQLILQAVSLQQQGTFTATSQQQQQQQQQQLQQQQLQQQQQLQNHQQLQQQKQTLAPHRTDSLSDRSAAQPQ; translated from the exons ATGACCTCCAGCATTGACCG GGATGACAGCAGCATCTATGATGGCTTTAATGAAGAGGATGATAAGGACAAAGCTAAACG CGTGTCCCGTAACAATCTGGAGAAGAAGCGCAGAGATCAGTTCAATGGCCTCATCAAGGAGCTGGGCACCATGCTGCCCGGAAACACCCGCAAGATAGACAAGTCGACTATCTTACAGAAGAGCATCGACTTcctccacaaacacaaag AAATCGCTGCTCAGTCAGAGTCGACAGAGATCAGACAGGACTGGAAGCCTCCTTTTCTCAGTAATGAAGAGTTCACTCAGCTGATGTTGGAG GCGTTGGATGGATTTTTTCTTGCCATCATGACCGATGGAAATATAATCTACGCTTCTGAGAGTGTGTCGTGTCTGCTGGAACACTTACCT tctgaccttgTGGATCAGAATGTGTTAAACTTCCTGCCCAAAGGAGAGCAGTCAGAGGTTTATAAAGCTCTGTCGTCTCACACCGTCGAGGGAGAGACTCTGTCTCCAGAATATCTGAAAA cAAAGAATCAACTGGAGTTCTGTTGCCATATGCTCAGAGGGACGATGGACCCCAAAGAGCCTCCTGTGTACGAGTATGTGAAGTTCATAGGAAACTTTAAAGTCCTGAATAACG TGCCTAACTGTAACCGAAACGGTTTTGACGGAGTGATCCAGCGGTCGCTTCACTCCGCCTTCGAGGAGCAAGTGTGTCTCATAGCCACCGTGAGGCTCGCCAAGCCTCAGTTCATCAAG GAGATGTGCACAGTAGAAGAGCCTAACGAGGAGTTCACCTCCAGACACAGTTTAGAGTGGAAGTTTCTCTTCTTGGACCACAG AGCGCCCCCTATCATAGGTTACCTCCCGTTCGAGGTCCTGGGCACATCGGGGTATGATTACTACCACGTGGACGACCTGGAGATGCTGGCTAAATGTCACGAGCACT TGATGCAGTACGGGAAGGGAAAGTCCTGCTACTACAGATTCCTCACTAAAGGGCAGCAGTGGATCTGGCTTCAGACTCATTACTACATCACGTATCATCAGTGGAACTCCAGACCCGAGTTCAtcgtctgcacacacactgtggtcAG TTACGCTGAAGTCAGAGCTGAGCAGCGCAGAGAGCTCGGGATGGAAGACTCGCCGCCTGAGGTCACAGCGGACAAG CAGTCTCAGGATTCAGGCTCAGAGCCTCAAAGGAACACGCCGAGCCTGAAGGAGGCGTTAGAGCGCGTCAACCACAACCAGACGCCCTCCGCCTCGTCCCGTAGCTCACGTAAATCTACACTCACCGCCGTGTCTGACCAAACCT TGTCTCAGGTGAAGCTGCAGGGCGACCAGAGCACACCGGGCCGACAGTCTGCCTCTGCCATGGACATGACATCACAGCGCAGGTCGTCTATCAGCAGTCAG CAGTCGATGAGCTCTCAGAACACAGGACAGAACATGGCTCCATCCATGGttttacaaacacatcaacaacaacaacagctgctacaacaacaacaacaacaacaacaacaacagcagcagcaacagcagcaacagcaacaacaacagcagcaggttCAAATCAGCAGCCAG TCGATCTCCAGTCAGATAGAAGCCATGCAGCACCTGAAGGAGCAGCTGGAGCAGAGGACCCGACTGATCGAAGAAAACATCCAGAGGCAGCAGGACGAGCTGTCACAGATACAGGGCGAGCTGCAGAGAGTGCAGGGACAGGGCCTGCAG ACGTTCCTGCAGAAAGGAGCCGGAGGAGGACTGAACGTCAGCTCTGTGCAGCTGAGTCAAGGGAACTCTGTGCAGCAGGGACTCAGCATGCAGGGTCAGGTGGTCTCTGCGGGACCTCTGCAGAACAACATGCAGCAGCACCATCCTTTCCAGAGCCAGACGCAGATCCAGATCCAGAGCCAGCAGCAAACACTGCTACTGGACCAGAACACAGCTCTCTCACAG TCTCAGCGGTCGTCCGTCACTCTGCAGCCTCAACAGAATCAACTTCCTGCGTCCCTCTACAACACCATGATGATCCCCCAGCAGAGCCAGACCAACATGGTCCAGATCGCCACCAGCCTGTCTCAGAATCCTGGAGCCAACACCCCCGCCGTGGCTACGTTCGCACAGGGCCGAGGAGCGCAAATCAG GTTCCCCGCCACTCCTCAGCTGCTCACTAAGCTAATGACCGGTCAGATGACGTGCGGGGCCGTCATGGTCCCCACCACCATGCTCATGGGCCAGGTGGTGACGGCCTTCGCTCCTCAGCAGGGGCAGACTCAGACCATCAGAATTTCCCAGCAGCCTCAGCaccagcaggagcagcagcaggttcagacGCAGCAGCAGGGACAGACTCCTCTGACTCAGCAGCAAACTCAGTTCCTCCAG GCTCCTCGACTTCTTCATGGGAATCAGTCCACTCAGCTGATCCTGCAGGccgtctctctgcagcagcaggggaCCTTTACTGCCACGagccagcagcaacaacaacaacaacaacagcagttacaacaacagcagttacaacaacaacaacagctacaAAATCATCAACAacttcagcagcagaaacagacgTTGGCTCCTCACAGGACGGACAGTTTGTCTGATCGCTCCGCTGCTCAGCCTCAGTGA
- the clocka gene encoding circadian locomoter output cycles protein kaput isoform X3 has product MTSSIDRDDSSIYDGFNEEDDKDKAKRVSRNNLEKKRRDQFNGLIKELGTMLPGNTRKIDKSTILQKSIDFLHKHKEIAAQSESTEIRQDWKPPFLSNEEFTQLMLEALDGFFLAIMTDGNIIYASESVSCLLEHLPSDLVDQNVLNFLPKGEQSEVYKALSSHTVEGETLSPEYLKTKNQLEFCCHMLRGTMDPKEPPVYEYVKFIGNFKVLNNVPNCNRNGFDGVIQRSLHSAFEEQVCLIATVRLAKPQFIKEMCTVEEPNEEFTSRHSLEWKFLFLDHRAPPIIGYLPFEVLGTSGYDYYHVDDLEMLAKCHEHLMQYGKGKSCYYRFLTKGQQWIWLQTHYYITYHQWNSRPEFIVCTHTVVSYAEVRAEQRRELGMEDSPPEVTADKSQDSGSEPQRNTPSLKEALERVNHNQTPSASSRSSRKSTLTAVSDQTLSQVKLQGDQSTPGRQSASAMDMTSQRRSSISSQSMSSQNTGQNMAPSMVLQTHQQQQQLLQQQQQQQQQQQQQQQQQQQQQQQVQISSQSISSQIEAMQHLKEQLEQRTRLIEENIQRQQDELSQIQGELQRVQGQGLQTFLQKGAGGGLNVSSVQLSQGNSVQQGLSMQGQVVSAGPLQNNMQQHHPFQSQTQIQIQSQQQTLLLDQNTALSQSQRSSVTLQPQQNQLPASLYNTMMIPQQSQTNMVQIATSLSQNPGANTPAVATFAQGRGAQIRFPATPQLLTKLMTGQMTCGAVMVPTTMLMGQVVTAFAPQQGQTQTIRISQQPQHQQEQQQVQTQQQGQTPLTQQQTQFLQAPRLLHGNQSTQLILQAVSLQQQGTFTATSQQQQQQQQQQLQQQQLQQQQQLQNHQQLQQQKQTLAPHRTDSLSDRSAAQPQ; this is encoded by the exons ATGACCTCCAGCATTGACCG GGATGACAGCAGCATCTATGATGGCTTTAATGAAGAGGATGATAAGGACAAAGCTAAACG CGTGTCCCGTAACAATCTGGAGAAGAAGCGCAGAGATCAGTTCAATGGCCTCATCAAGGAGCTGGGCACCATGCTGCCCGGAAACACCCGCAAGATAGACAAGTCGACTATCTTACAGAAGAGCATCGACTTcctccacaaacacaaag AAATCGCTGCTCAGTCAGAGTCGACAGAGATCAGACAGGACTGGAAGCCTCCTTTTCTCAGTAATGAAGAGTTCACTCAGCTGATGTTGGAG GCGTTGGATGGATTTTTTCTTGCCATCATGACCGATGGAAATATAATCTACGCTTCTGAGAGTGTGTCGTGTCTGCTGGAACACTTACCT tctgaccttgTGGATCAGAATGTGTTAAACTTCCTGCCCAAAGGAGAGCAGTCAGAGGTTTATAAAGCTCTGTCGTCTCACACCGTCGAGGGAGAGACTCTGTCTCCAGAATATCTGAAAA cAAAGAATCAACTGGAGTTCTGTTGCCATATGCTCAGAGGGACGATGGACCCCAAAGAGCCTCCTGTGTACGAGTATGTGAAGTTCATAGGAAACTTTAAAGTCCTGAATAACG TGCCTAACTGTAACCGAAACGGTTTTGACGGAGTGATCCAGCGGTCGCTTCACTCCGCCTTCGAGGAGCAAGTGTGTCTCATAGCCACCGTGAGGCTCGCCAAGCCTCAGTTCATCAAG GAGATGTGCACAGTAGAAGAGCCTAACGAGGAGTTCACCTCCAGACACAGTTTAGAGTGGAAGTTTCTCTTCTTGGACCACAG AGCGCCCCCTATCATAGGTTACCTCCCGTTCGAGGTCCTGGGCACATCGGGGTATGATTACTACCACGTGGACGACCTGGAGATGCTGGCTAAATGTCACGAGCACT TGATGCAGTACGGGAAGGGAAAGTCCTGCTACTACAGATTCCTCACTAAAGGGCAGCAGTGGATCTGGCTTCAGACTCATTACTACATCACGTATCATCAGTGGAACTCCAGACCCGAGTTCAtcgtctgcacacacactgtggtcAG TTACGCTGAAGTCAGAGCTGAGCAGCGCAGAGAGCTCGGGATGGAAGACTCGCCGCCTGAGGTCACAGCGGACAAG TCTCAGGATTCAGGCTCAGAGCCTCAAAGGAACACGCCGAGCCTGAAGGAGGCGTTAGAGCGCGTCAACCACAACCAGACGCCCTCCGCCTCGTCCCGTAGCTCACGTAAATCTACACTCACCGCCGTGTCTGACCAAACCT TGTCTCAGGTGAAGCTGCAGGGCGACCAGAGCACACCGGGCCGACAGTCTGCCTCTGCCATGGACATGACATCACAGCGCAGGTCGTCTATCAGCAGTCAG TCGATGAGCTCTCAGAACACAGGACAGAACATGGCTCCATCCATGGttttacaaacacatcaacaacaacaacagctgctacaacaacaacaacaacaacaacaacaacagcagcagcaacagcagcaacagcaacaacaacagcagcaggttCAAATCAGCAGCCAG TCGATCTCCAGTCAGATAGAAGCCATGCAGCACCTGAAGGAGCAGCTGGAGCAGAGGACCCGACTGATCGAAGAAAACATCCAGAGGCAGCAGGACGAGCTGTCACAGATACAGGGCGAGCTGCAGAGAGTGCAGGGACAGGGCCTGCAG ACGTTCCTGCAGAAAGGAGCCGGAGGAGGACTGAACGTCAGCTCTGTGCAGCTGAGTCAAGGGAACTCTGTGCAGCAGGGACTCAGCATGCAGGGTCAGGTGGTCTCTGCGGGACCTCTGCAGAACAACATGCAGCAGCACCATCCTTTCCAGAGCCAGACGCAGATCCAGATCCAGAGCCAGCAGCAAACACTGCTACTGGACCAGAACACAGCTCTCTCACAG TCTCAGCGGTCGTCCGTCACTCTGCAGCCTCAACAGAATCAACTTCCTGCGTCCCTCTACAACACCATGATGATCCCCCAGCAGAGCCAGACCAACATGGTCCAGATCGCCACCAGCCTGTCTCAGAATCCTGGAGCCAACACCCCCGCCGTGGCTACGTTCGCACAGGGCCGAGGAGCGCAAATCAG GTTCCCCGCCACTCCTCAGCTGCTCACTAAGCTAATGACCGGTCAGATGACGTGCGGGGCCGTCATGGTCCCCACCACCATGCTCATGGGCCAGGTGGTGACGGCCTTCGCTCCTCAGCAGGGGCAGACTCAGACCATCAGAATTTCCCAGCAGCCTCAGCaccagcaggagcagcagcaggttcagacGCAGCAGCAGGGACAGACTCCTCTGACTCAGCAGCAAACTCAGTTCCTCCAG GCTCCTCGACTTCTTCATGGGAATCAGTCCACTCAGCTGATCCTGCAGGccgtctctctgcagcagcaggggaCCTTTACTGCCACGagccagcagcaacaacaacaacaacaacagcagttacaacaacagcagttacaacaacaacaacagctacaAAATCATCAACAacttcagcagcagaaacagacgTTGGCTCCTCACAGGACGGACAGTTTGTCTGATCGCTCCGCTGCTCAGCCTCAGTGA
- the clocka gene encoding circadian locomoter output cycles protein kaput isoform X2, with product MTSSIDRDDSSIYDGFNEEDDKDKAKRVSRNNLEKKRRDQFNGLIKELGTMLPGNTRKIDKSTILQKSIDFLHKHKEIAAQSESTEIRQDWKPPFLSNEEFTQLMLEALDGFFLAIMTDGNIIYASESVSCLLEHLPSDLVDQNVLNFLPKGEQSEVYKALSSHTVEGETLSPEYLKTKNQLEFCCHMLRGTMDPKEPPVYEYVKFIGNFKVLNNVPNCNRNGFDGVIQRSLHSAFEEQVCLIATVRLAKPQFIKEMCTVEEPNEEFTSRHSLEWKFLFLDHRAPPIIGYLPFEVLGTSGYDYYHVDDLEMLAKCHEHLMQYGKGKSCYYRFLTKGQQWIWLQTHYYITYHQWNSRPEFIVCTHTVVSYAEVRAEQRRELGMEDSPPEVTADKSQDSGSEPQRNTPSLKEALERVNHNQTPSASSRSSRKSTLTAVSDQTLSQVKLQGDQSTPGRQSASAMDMTSQRRSSISSQQSMSSQNTGQNMAPSMVLQTHQQQQQLLQQQQQQQQQQQQQQQQQQQQQQQVQISSQSISSQIEAMQHLKEQLEQRTRLIEENIQRQQDELSQIQGELQRVQGQGLQTFLQKGAGGGLNVSSVQLSQGNSVQQGLSMQGQVVSAGPLQNNMQQHHPFQSQTQIQIQSQQQTLLLDQNTALSQSQRSSVTLQPQQNQLPASLYNTMMIPQQSQTNMVQIATSLSQNPGANTPAVATFAQGRGAQIRFPATPQLLTKLMTGQMTCGAVMVPTTMLMGQVVTAFAPQQGQTQTIRISQQPQHQQEQQQVQTQQQGQTPLTQQQTQFLQAPRLLHGNQSTQLILQAVSLQQQGTFTATSQQQQQQQQQQLQQQQLQQQQQLQNHQQLQQQKQTLAPHRTDSLSDRSAAQPQ from the exons ATGACCTCCAGCATTGACCG GGATGACAGCAGCATCTATGATGGCTTTAATGAAGAGGATGATAAGGACAAAGCTAAACG CGTGTCCCGTAACAATCTGGAGAAGAAGCGCAGAGATCAGTTCAATGGCCTCATCAAGGAGCTGGGCACCATGCTGCCCGGAAACACCCGCAAGATAGACAAGTCGACTATCTTACAGAAGAGCATCGACTTcctccacaaacacaaag AAATCGCTGCTCAGTCAGAGTCGACAGAGATCAGACAGGACTGGAAGCCTCCTTTTCTCAGTAATGAAGAGTTCACTCAGCTGATGTTGGAG GCGTTGGATGGATTTTTTCTTGCCATCATGACCGATGGAAATATAATCTACGCTTCTGAGAGTGTGTCGTGTCTGCTGGAACACTTACCT tctgaccttgTGGATCAGAATGTGTTAAACTTCCTGCCCAAAGGAGAGCAGTCAGAGGTTTATAAAGCTCTGTCGTCTCACACCGTCGAGGGAGAGACTCTGTCTCCAGAATATCTGAAAA cAAAGAATCAACTGGAGTTCTGTTGCCATATGCTCAGAGGGACGATGGACCCCAAAGAGCCTCCTGTGTACGAGTATGTGAAGTTCATAGGAAACTTTAAAGTCCTGAATAACG TGCCTAACTGTAACCGAAACGGTTTTGACGGAGTGATCCAGCGGTCGCTTCACTCCGCCTTCGAGGAGCAAGTGTGTCTCATAGCCACCGTGAGGCTCGCCAAGCCTCAGTTCATCAAG GAGATGTGCACAGTAGAAGAGCCTAACGAGGAGTTCACCTCCAGACACAGTTTAGAGTGGAAGTTTCTCTTCTTGGACCACAG AGCGCCCCCTATCATAGGTTACCTCCCGTTCGAGGTCCTGGGCACATCGGGGTATGATTACTACCACGTGGACGACCTGGAGATGCTGGCTAAATGTCACGAGCACT TGATGCAGTACGGGAAGGGAAAGTCCTGCTACTACAGATTCCTCACTAAAGGGCAGCAGTGGATCTGGCTTCAGACTCATTACTACATCACGTATCATCAGTGGAACTCCAGACCCGAGTTCAtcgtctgcacacacactgtggtcAG TTACGCTGAAGTCAGAGCTGAGCAGCGCAGAGAGCTCGGGATGGAAGACTCGCCGCCTGAGGTCACAGCGGACAAG TCTCAGGATTCAGGCTCAGAGCCTCAAAGGAACACGCCGAGCCTGAAGGAGGCGTTAGAGCGCGTCAACCACAACCAGACGCCCTCCGCCTCGTCCCGTAGCTCACGTAAATCTACACTCACCGCCGTGTCTGACCAAACCT TGTCTCAGGTGAAGCTGCAGGGCGACCAGAGCACACCGGGCCGACAGTCTGCCTCTGCCATGGACATGACATCACAGCGCAGGTCGTCTATCAGCAGTCAG CAGTCGATGAGCTCTCAGAACACAGGACAGAACATGGCTCCATCCATGGttttacaaacacatcaacaacaacaacagctgctacaacaacaacaacaacaacaacaacaacagcagcagcaacagcagcaacagcaacaacaacagcagcaggttCAAATCAGCAGCCAG TCGATCTCCAGTCAGATAGAAGCCATGCAGCACCTGAAGGAGCAGCTGGAGCAGAGGACCCGACTGATCGAAGAAAACATCCAGAGGCAGCAGGACGAGCTGTCACAGATACAGGGCGAGCTGCAGAGAGTGCAGGGACAGGGCCTGCAG ACGTTCCTGCAGAAAGGAGCCGGAGGAGGACTGAACGTCAGCTCTGTGCAGCTGAGTCAAGGGAACTCTGTGCAGCAGGGACTCAGCATGCAGGGTCAGGTGGTCTCTGCGGGACCTCTGCAGAACAACATGCAGCAGCACCATCCTTTCCAGAGCCAGACGCAGATCCAGATCCAGAGCCAGCAGCAAACACTGCTACTGGACCAGAACACAGCTCTCTCACAG TCTCAGCGGTCGTCCGTCACTCTGCAGCCTCAACAGAATCAACTTCCTGCGTCCCTCTACAACACCATGATGATCCCCCAGCAGAGCCAGACCAACATGGTCCAGATCGCCACCAGCCTGTCTCAGAATCCTGGAGCCAACACCCCCGCCGTGGCTACGTTCGCACAGGGCCGAGGAGCGCAAATCAG GTTCCCCGCCACTCCTCAGCTGCTCACTAAGCTAATGACCGGTCAGATGACGTGCGGGGCCGTCATGGTCCCCACCACCATGCTCATGGGCCAGGTGGTGACGGCCTTCGCTCCTCAGCAGGGGCAGACTCAGACCATCAGAATTTCCCAGCAGCCTCAGCaccagcaggagcagcagcaggttcagacGCAGCAGCAGGGACAGACTCCTCTGACTCAGCAGCAAACTCAGTTCCTCCAG GCTCCTCGACTTCTTCATGGGAATCAGTCCACTCAGCTGATCCTGCAGGccgtctctctgcagcagcaggggaCCTTTACTGCCACGagccagcagcaacaacaacaacaacaacagcagttacaacaacagcagttacaacaacaacaacagctacaAAATCATCAACAacttcagcagcagaaacagacgTTGGCTCCTCACAGGACGGACAGTTTGTCTGATCGCTCCGCTGCTCAGCCTCAGTGA